A genomic region of Parus major isolate Abel chromosome 14, Parus_major1.1, whole genome shotgun sequence contains the following coding sequences:
- the TMEM204 gene encoding transmembrane protein 204, with protein sequence MTVQKLVATAVLVALVSLILNNAAAFTPNWVYQTLEDGRKRTVGLWRMCWLAERSRGGASTSARHGQGEEQECEALGWGSESAGFQESRSTVKLQFDMMRACNLIATVALTAGQLLFVLGLMELPIISQDTQWWEEAIAAVFQLASFVLVIGLVTFYRIGPYTNLSWSCYLNIGACLLATLAAAILIWNILHRREDCMAPRVIVISRTLTARFRRGLENDYVESPC encoded by the exons ATGACTGTCCAGAAACTGGTAGCCACAGCTGTGTTGGTAGCCCTGGTCTCACTCATCCTTAACAATGCGGCTGCCTTTACCCCCAACTGGGTGTACCAAACGCTGGAGGACGGGCGCAAGCGCACTGTGGGGCTCTGGAGGATGTGCTGGCTGGCAGAGCGGAGCAGAGGGGGTGCAAGCACCAGTGCCAGGCACGGGCaaggggaggagcaggagtgtgaagccctgggctgggggtcAGAGTCGGCTGGGTTCCAGGAGTCACGCAGCACTGTCAAAC TGCAGTTCGACATGATGCGTGCCTGCAACCTCATTGCCACGGTGGCTCTGACTGCTGGCCAGCTCCTCTTTGTCCTGGGGCTAATGGAGCTCCCCATCATCTCCCAGGATACCCAGTGGTGGGAGGAGGCCATAGCTGCTGTGTTCCAACTTGCCA GTTTTGTTCTGGTTATCGGACTGGTGACATTCTATCGTATCGGACCATACACCAACCTCTCGTGGTCCTGCTACCTGAACATTGGAGCCTGCCTTCTGGCCACACTGGCAGCTGCCATTCTAATCTGGAACATCCTCCACAGGCGTGAGGACTGCATGGCACCCCGGGTCATTGTCATCAGCCGCACCCTGACTGCTCGCTTTCGCCGTGGCTTGGAAAATGACTACGTTGAGTCACCATGCTGA